The Oncorhynchus kisutch isolate 150728-3 linkage group LG20, Okis_V2, whole genome shotgun sequence genome has a segment encoding these proteins:
- the LOC109865516 gene encoding 7-methylguanosine phosphate-specific 5'-nucleotidase — protein sequence MIYHIPWIYLPVRTVLAIWHQLTKSEIPELAKASVLMRDRSRVEETIQAMQRAGPDALQVISDFDMTLSRFAHNGKRCPTTHNILDNDLLINDTCKKMIRELLNTYYPIEIDATRTVEEKLPHMVEWWTSVHELLIQQKIRRDLLAQAVKQSSAMLREGYKVFFDRLQEQQVPLLIFSAGLGDILEEVIRQNHVFHPNVHVISNYMDFDQSGVLRAFKGQLIHTFNKREGALLHAAHFRELKERPNVLLLGDSLGDLTMADGVAHTQHALTIGFLNDQVEERKESYVNSYDIVLVKDETMDVPNAILNYITTAPAK from the exons ATCCCAGAGCTGGCCAAGGCCTCTGTGCTAATGAGGGACCGCAGCAGAGTGGAGGAGACCATACAGGCCATGCAACGAGCCGGGCCAGATGCCCTCCAG GTGATCTCGGACTTTGACATGACCCTCAGCAGATTTGCCCACAACGGGAAGAGGTGCCCCACCACTCACA ATATACTGGATAACGACTTGCTCATCAATGACACCTGTAAGAAAATG ATTAGGGAGTTGTTGAATACCTACTACCCTATTGAGATCGACGCAACTCGCACCGTTGAGGAGAAGCTTCCTCACATGGTGGAGTG GTGGACCAGTGTCCATGAGCTGctgatccaacagaagatcaGGAGGGACCTGCTGGCTCAGGCAGTGAAGCAGTCCAGTGCCATGCTCAG GGAGGGCTACAAGGTGTTCTTCGACCGGCTGCAGGAGCAGCAGGTTCCTCTGTTGATCTTCTCGGCTGGCTTGGGGGACATCCTGGAGGAAGTGATCAGGCAGAACCACGTCTTCCACCCCAACGTCCACGTCATCTCCAACTACATGGACTTTGACCAGAGC GGTGTACTGCGGGCGTTCAAAGGCCAGTTGATCCACACGTTCAACAAGAGAGAGGGCGCTCTGCTCCACGCGGCCCACTTCAGGGAGCTCAAAGAGCGGCCCAACGTGCTACTGCTAGGGGACTCTCTGGGAGACCTCACCATGGCCGATGGGGTGGCCCACACTCAGCACGCCCTCACCATAGGCTTCCTCAATGACCAG gtggaggagaggaaagagtcaTACGTCAACTCATACGACATCGTCCTGGTCAAGGATGAAACCATGGACGTCCCCAACGCCATCCTCAACTACATCACCACTGCGCCGGCCAAGTGA